A single region of the Streptomyces sp. NBC_00425 genome encodes:
- a CDS encoding MarR family winged helix-turn-helix transcriptional regulator, with protein sequence METPAHEVEYEQMLLSRHTFLNQRGGRRKNSVLERSAYVLLSRIRVQGPMSIGELSDAFGLDVSTLNRQTAAAMRARLIERIPDPEGGMARKFRLTDEGLRLLDAEREGIIDILDQVMHDWSDDDIAAFAGYLRRFNNGIEAIGGRPWPRP encoded by the coding sequence ATGGAGACGCCCGCCCACGAGGTCGAGTACGAGCAGATGCTGCTGAGCCGTCACACGTTCCTGAACCAGCGGGGCGGCCGCCGCAAGAACAGCGTTCTGGAGCGCAGCGCCTACGTCCTGCTGAGCCGGATCCGGGTGCAGGGGCCCATGTCGATCGGGGAGCTCAGCGACGCCTTCGGCCTGGACGTCTCCACCCTCAACCGGCAGACGGCGGCGGCGATGCGCGCGCGGCTGATCGAGCGCATCCCCGACCCGGAGGGCGGGATGGCACGCAAGTTCCGGCTCACCGACGAGGGGCTGCGCCTGCTGGACGCGGAGCGGGAGGGGATCATCGACATCCTGGACCAGGTGATGCACGACTGGTCCGACGACGACATCGCCGCCTTCGCGGGGTACCTCCGGCGCTTCAACAACGGCATCGAGGCCATCGGCGGACGCCCCTGGCCGCGCCCGTAG
- a CDS encoding PP2C family protein-serine/threonine phosphatase, which translates to MIGIRRKRPAGALDAVDAIEPPGNAETVVGVLTVTVLVEVLGVLSGSEVWLLGLLVFLPGTASALCTVQQTRFVAAWTTLFVSLTLFLRAGDGARWLDRSLLVLLTLVLGVVSVYACHRRIAREQEMLRLRSTAAAMQRHILHPLPLLTDDVLVNGVYEPVQEDRLVGGDIYDVVDSPWGTRVLIGDVQGKGLAAVGAAFAVIGAFREAAYREATLTALVDALDAAVVRHNSYAEQTGDDERFVTALIVCVDADDEAQVVNCGHIPPRLVHEGAVTTAAVDPGVPLGLAELAVEPTTVDWFAFPDGATLVLTTDGLTETRAADGTFYPLDERLMKHLDRSPTELPGALHEDARGFAGDGRRHDDVAVLTVRRAPRR; encoded by the coding sequence ATGATCGGTATCCGCCGCAAGAGACCTGCCGGCGCCCTCGACGCCGTCGACGCCATCGAGCCCCCGGGCAACGCCGAGACGGTCGTCGGCGTGCTCACGGTGACGGTGCTGGTCGAGGTGCTCGGCGTGCTGTCCGGGTCCGAGGTGTGGCTGCTCGGCCTCCTGGTCTTCCTGCCGGGGACGGCGTCGGCGCTGTGCACCGTGCAGCAGACCAGGTTCGTCGCCGCGTGGACCACCCTGTTCGTCTCCCTCACCCTGTTCCTGCGGGCCGGCGACGGGGCCAGGTGGCTGGACCGCAGCCTCCTGGTGCTGCTCACCCTGGTGCTCGGGGTCGTCTCCGTGTACGCCTGCCACCGGCGCATCGCTCGGGAGCAGGAGATGCTGCGCCTGCGCTCCACCGCCGCCGCCATGCAGCGGCACATCCTGCATCCGCTCCCCCTGCTCACCGACGACGTCCTCGTCAACGGCGTCTACGAGCCCGTGCAGGAGGACCGGCTCGTCGGCGGTGACATCTACGACGTGGTCGACTCGCCGTGGGGCACGCGGGTGCTGATCGGGGACGTCCAGGGCAAGGGCCTGGCCGCGGTGGGCGCCGCGTTCGCCGTCATCGGCGCCTTCCGCGAGGCGGCCTACCGGGAGGCCACGCTCACCGCGCTCGTCGACGCCCTCGACGCCGCCGTCGTCCGGCACAACTCCTACGCCGAACAGACCGGCGACGACGAACGGTTCGTGACCGCGCTCATCGTCTGCGTCGACGCGGACGACGAGGCACAGGTCGTCAACTGCGGCCACATACCCCCGCGTCTGGTGCACGAGGGGGCCGTCACCACGGCCGCGGTGGACCCGGGCGTCCCGCTCGGGCTCGCCGAACTGGCCGTCGAGCCCACGACGGTGGACTGGTTCGCTTTCCCCGACGGCGCCACACTGGTGCTGACCACCGACGGGCTCACCGAGACCCGGGCCGCCGACGGCACGTTCTACCCGCTCGACGAGCGGCTGATGAAGCACCTCGACCGCTCCCCCACCGAACTGCCCGGGGCCCTGCACGAGGACGCGCGCGGCTTCGCCGGGGACGGCCGCCGCCACGACGACGTCGCCGTCCTGACCGTCCGCAGGGCGCCGCGTCGATGA
- the cobN gene encoding cobaltochelatase subunit CobN: MILLLSTSDTDLLSARAAAGPVPYRFANPARLVLDDLPALLDGADLVVVRLLGGVRAWQDGLDLLLADGRPVVVLTGEQAPDAQLMAASTVPVGIAAEAHAYLAHGGPANLEQLARFLSDTVLLTGHGFDAPASAPTWGPLERPARADAPGVPTIAVLYYRAHHMSGNTAFVHALCDAVEASGARALPLYVASLRAPEPELIEELRAADAIVATVLAAGGTRPAEASAGGDDESWDAGALTSLDVPILQALCLTSSRSDWETSDEGVSPLDAAGQIAVPEFDGRLITVPFSFKEIDADGLPAYVADPERAARVAGIAVRHARLRHIPPADKRLALVLSAYPTKHSRIGNAVGLDTPASAVALLRRLREEGYDFGTDAEVPGLASGDGDELIRALIEAGGHDQDWLTEEQLARNPVRIPAADYRRWFAALPEELRTSVEEHWGPPPGEMFVDRSRNPQGDIVLAALRFGNLLILIQPPRGFGENPIAIYHDPDLPPSHHYLAAYRWIAARTEDGGFGADAMIHLGKHGNLEWLPGKNAGLSAACGPDAALGDLPLVYPFLVNDPGEGTQAKRRAHATLVDHLVPPMARADSYGDIARLEQLLDEYAQIASMDPAKLPAIRAQIWTLIQAAKLDHDLGLADRPDDDGFDDFLLHVDGWLCEVKDAQIRDGLHVLGNPPAGGDRVNLVLAILRARQIWGGATALPGLREALGLDESAATRTTADEAEARARALVQAMEDADWNPAAVPAEHGEQVAAVLEFAAREVVPRLAGTTAELDHAVHALAGGFVPAGPSGSPLRGLVNVLPTGRNFYSVDPKAVPSRLAWETGQALADSLLERYRTDNGEWPTSVGLSLWGTSAMRTAGDDVAEALALLGVRPVWDDASRRVTGVEAVPHEELGRPRIDVTLRISGFFRDAFPHTIGLLDDAVRLAASLDEPAEVNHVRAHVRADLAEHGDERRATTRIFGSRPGTYGAGLLQLIDSRDWRTDADLAEVYTVWGGYAYGRELDGRPARDEMETAYKRIAVAAKNTDTREHDIADSDDYFQYHGGMVATVRALRGTAPEAYIGDSTRPETVRTRTLVEETSRVFRARVVNPKWIEAMRRHGYKGAFELAATVDYLFGYDATTGVVADWMYDKLTETYVLDPTNREFLQQANPWALHGIAERLLEAQSRGMWAKPDPAVLEQLRQVYLETEGDLEGED; this comes from the coding sequence ATGATCCTTCTGCTGTCGACGTCCGACACCGACCTGCTGAGCGCCCGTGCCGCAGCCGGCCCGGTCCCGTACCGCTTCGCCAACCCGGCCCGGCTGGTCCTCGACGACCTTCCCGCGCTCCTCGACGGCGCCGACCTCGTCGTCGTACGCCTCCTCGGCGGGGTGCGCGCCTGGCAGGACGGCCTCGACCTGCTGCTCGCCGACGGCCGCCCGGTCGTCGTCCTGACCGGTGAACAGGCCCCCGACGCCCAGCTGATGGCCGCCTCCACGGTTCCCGTCGGCATCGCCGCCGAGGCCCACGCCTATCTCGCCCACGGCGGCCCGGCCAACCTGGAGCAGCTCGCCCGTTTCCTCTCCGACACGGTCCTGCTCACCGGCCACGGTTTCGACGCCCCGGCGTCCGCCCCCACCTGGGGTCCGCTGGAGCGGCCGGCGCGGGCCGACGCCCCCGGGGTCCCGACGATCGCCGTGCTGTACTACCGGGCCCATCACATGAGCGGCAACACCGCCTTCGTGCACGCCCTGTGCGACGCCGTCGAGGCGTCCGGCGCCCGGGCGCTCCCGCTGTACGTCGCCTCCCTGCGCGCCCCCGAGCCGGAACTGATCGAGGAACTGCGGGCCGCCGACGCGATCGTCGCCACGGTGCTCGCCGCGGGCGGCACCCGCCCCGCGGAGGCCTCGGCGGGCGGCGACGACGAGTCCTGGGACGCGGGCGCGCTGACCTCCCTGGACGTCCCGATCCTTCAGGCACTGTGCCTGACCTCCTCACGGAGCGACTGGGAGACGAGCGACGAAGGCGTCTCCCCGCTGGACGCGGCCGGACAGATCGCCGTCCCGGAGTTCGACGGCCGGCTGATCACCGTCCCGTTCTCCTTCAAGGAGATCGACGCCGACGGACTGCCCGCCTACGTCGCCGACCCCGAACGGGCGGCCCGTGTCGCCGGCATCGCCGTACGCCATGCCCGGCTGCGCCACATCCCGCCGGCCGACAAGCGTCTCGCGCTCGTCCTCTCCGCCTATCCCACCAAGCACTCCCGCATCGGCAACGCGGTCGGACTGGACACCCCCGCCAGTGCCGTCGCGCTGCTGCGCCGACTGCGCGAGGAGGGCTACGACTTCGGGACGGACGCCGAGGTGCCGGGGCTGGCCTCCGGCGACGGCGACGAGCTGATCCGGGCGCTCATCGAGGCGGGCGGCCACGACCAGGACTGGCTCACCGAGGAGCAGCTGGCGCGCAACCCGGTGCGGATCCCGGCGGCGGACTACCGCCGCTGGTTCGCCGCGCTGCCCGAGGAGCTGCGCACGTCCGTCGAGGAGCACTGGGGCCCGCCGCCCGGCGAGATGTTCGTCGACCGCAGCCGCAACCCGCAGGGCGACATCGTCCTCGCCGCCCTGCGCTTCGGGAACCTGCTGATCCTCATCCAGCCCCCGCGCGGCTTCGGCGAGAACCCGATCGCCATCTACCACGACCCGGACCTGCCGCCCTCGCACCACTACCTGGCCGCCTACCGCTGGATCGCCGCGCGGACCGAGGACGGCGGCTTCGGCGCCGACGCGATGATCCACCTCGGCAAGCACGGCAACCTGGAGTGGCTGCCCGGCAAGAACGCCGGCCTGTCCGCCGCCTGCGGCCCCGACGCCGCTCTCGGCGACCTGCCCCTGGTCTACCCCTTCCTGGTCAACGACCCGGGCGAGGGCACCCAGGCCAAGCGCCGCGCGCACGCCACCCTCGTCGACCACCTCGTCCCGCCGATGGCCCGCGCCGACTCCTACGGCGACATCGCGCGGCTCGAGCAACTCCTCGACGAGTACGCCCAGATCGCATCCATGGACCCGGCGAAGCTGCCGGCGATCCGCGCCCAGATCTGGACCCTCATCCAGGCCGCCAAGCTCGACCACGACCTCGGCCTCGCCGACCGTCCCGACGACGACGGCTTCGACGACTTCCTGCTGCACGTCGACGGCTGGCTCTGCGAGGTCAAGGACGCCCAGATCCGCGACGGCCTGCACGTCCTCGGCAACCCGCCGGCCGGCGGCGACCGCGTCAACCTCGTCCTCGCGATCCTGCGCGCCCGCCAGATCTGGGGCGGCGCCACCGCCCTGCCCGGCCTGCGCGAGGCACTCGGCCTCGACGAGTCCGCCGCGACCCGCACCACGGCCGACGAGGCGGAGGCCCGGGCCCGGGCCCTCGTCCAGGCGATGGAGGACGCGGACTGGAACCCGGCCGCCGTCCCGGCCGAGCACGGCGAACAGGTCGCCGCCGTGCTGGAGTTCGCCGCCCGCGAGGTCGTCCCGCGGCTGGCCGGCACCACCGCCGAACTCGACCACGCCGTGCACGCGCTGGCCGGCGGATTCGTGCCGGCGGGTCCCTCCGGCTCGCCGCTGCGCGGTCTGGTCAACGTCCTGCCGACCGGCCGCAACTTCTACTCCGTCGACCCCAAGGCCGTCCCCTCCCGGCTCGCCTGGGAGACCGGCCAGGCCCTCGCCGACTCGCTCCTGGAGCGCTACCGCACCGACAACGGCGAGTGGCCGACGTCCGTCGGGCTGTCCCTGTGGGGCACGAGCGCCATGCGCACCGCGGGCGACGACGTGGCCGAGGCCCTGGCGCTGCTCGGCGTCCGCCCCGTCTGGGACGACGCCTCGCGCCGGGTGACCGGTGTGGAGGCCGTCCCGCACGAGGAGCTGGGCCGCCCGCGCATCGACGTCACCCTGCGCATCTCGGGCTTCTTCCGGGACGCCTTCCCGCACACCATCGGGCTGCTGGACGACGCCGTCCGCCTCGCGGCCTCGCTCGACGAGCCGGCCGAGGTCAACCACGTGCGCGCGCACGTCCGGGCCGACCTGGCGGAGCACGGCGACGAGCGCCGGGCCACCACCCGTATCTTCGGCTCCCGCCCCGGCACCTACGGCGCCGGCCTGCTCCAGCTGATCGACTCCCGCGACTGGCGCACCGACGCCGACCTCGCCGAGGTCTACACGGTGTGGGGCGGTTACGCCTACGGCCGCGAACTGGACGGTCGTCCGGCCCGCGACGAGATGGAGACGGCGTACAAGCGGATCGCGGTGGCCGCGAAGAACACCGACACGCGCGAGCACGACATCGCCGACTCCGACGACTACTTCCAGTACCACGGCGGCATGGTCGCCACCGTCCGCGCCCTGCGGGGCACCGCACCCGAGGCGTACATCGGCGACTCCACCCGCCCCGAGACGGTCCGCACGCGCACGCTCGTCGAGGAGACCTCCCGCGTCTTCCGCGCCCGGGTCGTGAACCCCAAGTGGATCGAGGCGATGCGCCGCCACGGTTACAAGGGCGCCTTCGAGCTCGCCGCCACCGTGGACTACCTGTTCGGCTACGACGCCACCACCGGCGTGGTCGCCGACTGGATGTACGACAAGCTCACCGAGACCTACGTCCTGGACCCGACGAACCGCGAGTTCCTCCAGCAGGCCAACCCGTGGGCGCTGCACGGCATCGCCGAGCGACTGCTGGAGGCGCAGTCGCGCGGGATGTGGGCGAAGCCCGACCCGGCGGTGCTGGAGCAGTTGCGGCAGGTGTACCTGGAGACGGAGGGGGACCTCGAGGGCGAGGACTGA
- the cobG gene encoding precorrin-3B synthase, whose amino-acid sequence MLAAMSSADLRPTSQATAVSRDRGDACPGALRLHAADDGALARVRVPGGVLSVRQTEALGEAAGRLGDGEIHLTSRGNVQLRGLADGCGAELAVLLDAAGLLPSPGHERVRNIVASPLSGLDGRGLHDVRPWLSDLDAALCGSGPARELSGRFLFALDDGRGDVAGLGADVTLRATGDGGAVLDPAAVRVSAQDAPRAALLAAETFLEAVRESGGGVWRVAELVLSGGELAERVRHRLDAEGIGRSPVTEVAAAAVAQGPPPGVVGDALSAHVPLGRLSARQWRELTRVAGTELRLTPWRGVVVPVPDQAPRQRAESLVRLAAAGLITDPASPWPRVGACVGRPGCGKSHADVRADAADTVDAAGACPLPLYWSGCERRCGHPHGDRIDVVASADGGYRLSAVRSGRPTRTAPMTDTDHLAAALAAITS is encoded by the coding sequence ATGCTCGCCGCCATGTCCTCGGCTGACCTCCGTCCAACATCCCAGGCCACAGCGGTCTCACGGGACCGCGGTGACGCCTGCCCCGGGGCGTTGCGACTGCACGCGGCGGACGACGGGGCGTTGGCCCGGGTCCGGGTGCCCGGCGGGGTGCTGAGCGTCCGTCAGACCGAAGCGCTGGGCGAGGCCGCCGGGCGGCTGGGCGACGGGGAGATCCATCTGACCTCGCGCGGCAACGTGCAGTTGCGGGGCCTCGCGGACGGCTGCGGCGCGGAGCTCGCCGTCCTGCTGGACGCGGCCGGACTGCTGCCCTCCCCCGGGCACGAGCGGGTGCGCAACATCGTCGCCTCGCCGTTGTCCGGCCTGGACGGACGCGGCCTGCACGACGTCCGGCCCTGGCTGTCGGATCTCGACGCGGCGCTGTGCGGGAGCGGACCGGCGCGGGAGCTGTCGGGCCGGTTCCTGTTCGCCCTGGACGACGGGCGCGGGGACGTCGCCGGGCTCGGCGCCGACGTGACGCTGCGGGCCACCGGCGACGGCGGCGCGGTGCTCGATCCGGCTGCGGTGCGGGTGTCCGCGCAGGACGCGCCGCGGGCCGCGCTGCTGGCGGCCGAGACGTTCCTGGAAGCCGTACGGGAGTCCGGCGGCGGAGTCTGGCGGGTGGCCGAACTCGTTCTGTCCGGAGGCGAGTTGGCGGAGCGGGTGCGTCACCGTCTGGACGCCGAGGGCATCGGCCGGTCGCCCGTGACGGAAGTCGCCGCCGCCGCGGTCGCACAGGGGCCCCCGCCCGGTGTCGTCGGCGACGCCCTGTCCGCGCACGTGCCGCTCGGGCGGCTCTCCGCCCGCCAGTGGCGGGAGTTGACGCGGGTCGCCGGGACCGAGCTGCGGCTGACCCCGTGGCGCGGAGTCGTCGTCCCGGTGCCGGACCAGGCCCCACGGCAGCGGGCCGAGTCGCTCGTGCGGCTCGCCGCGGCCGGTCTCATCACCGATCCGGCCTCGCCCTGGCCGCGGGTCGGCGCGTGCGTCGGACGGCCGGGGTGTGGCAAATCCCACGCCGACGTCCGGGCCGACGCGGCCGACACTGTCGACGCGGCCGGCGCCTGCCCCCTCCCGCTGTACTGGTCCGGCTGCGAACGGCGCTGCGGACACCCCCACGGCGACCGGATCGACGTGGTCGCCTCCGCCGACGGCGGCTACCGGCTGTCCGCGGTGCGGTCGGGCCGTCCGACGCGCACCGCACCGATGACCGACACCGACCACCTCGCCGCCGCCCTGGCGGCGATCACCTCATGA
- a CDS encoding precorrin-8X methylmutase → MSRTTIESSETNTVSSYDYEKDGAAIYRRSFATIRAESDLEGLPADVSQVAVRMIHACGMVDLVHDLAYTPSVVARAREALRAGAPIFTDVQMVASGVTRRRLPAANDVLCTLSDPSVPELAARQGTTRTAAALELWRDRLEGSVVAVGNAPTALFRLLEMIEEGAPRPAAVIGAPVGFIGAAESKDALAANTLGLEYLVVRGRRGGSAIAAAALNAIASEEE, encoded by the coding sequence ATGAGCCGTACCACCATCGAGAGCAGCGAGACGAACACCGTGAGCAGCTACGACTACGAGAAGGACGGAGCGGCCATCTACCGCCGGTCCTTCGCCACCATCCGCGCGGAGTCCGACCTCGAAGGACTGCCCGCCGACGTCAGCCAGGTCGCGGTCCGGATGATCCACGCCTGCGGGATGGTCGACCTCGTACACGACCTGGCGTACACGCCGTCCGTCGTGGCCCGCGCCCGCGAGGCCCTGCGGGCCGGCGCGCCGATCTTCACCGACGTGCAGATGGTGGCCAGCGGGGTGACCCGACGTCGGCTGCCCGCCGCCAACGACGTGCTGTGCACGCTGTCCGACCCGAGCGTGCCGGAGCTGGCGGCGCGGCAGGGCACCACGCGCACCGCCGCCGCGCTGGAGCTGTGGCGGGACCGGCTCGAGGGCTCGGTGGTCGCCGTCGGCAACGCGCCCACCGCCCTCTTCCGGCTGCTGGAGATGATCGAGGAGGGCGCGCCCCGGCCCGCCGCCGTGATCGGCGCGCCGGTCGGGTTCATCGGCGCGGCCGAGTCCAAGGACGCCCTGGCGGCGAACACGCTCGGCCTGGAGTACCTGGTGGTGCGCGGACGCCGTGGCGGCAGCGCCATCGCGGCCGCCGCGCTCAACGCGATCGCGAGCGAGGAAGAATGA
- a CDS encoding precorrin-2 C(20)-methyltransferase, which translates to MSGKLYGVGLGPGDPSLMTVRAVEVIGEADVIAYHSARHGRSIARSIAAKHLRADHVEERLVYPVTTETTDHPGGYQGAMDEFYAEAAARLAVHLDAGRTVAVLAEGDPLFYGSYMHMHKRLADRYETEVVPGVTSVSAAAARLGAPLAEGEEVLTVLPGTLPEEELTARLAATDVAVVMKLGRTFPKVRRALEAAGRLDEARYVERATMSGERTGELADVDPESVPYFSVAVLPSRVDAERPVRPLGDVVVVGTGPAGPLWLTPETRAALAAADDLVGYTTYLDRVPVRPGQLRHGSDNRVESERAEFALQLAQRGRRVAVVSGGDPGVFAMATAVLEAASQPEYADVPVRVLPGVTAANAAAARAGAPLGHDYATISLSDRLKPWEVIADRLRAAASADLVLALYNPGSHSRTWQVGKARELLLEHRAPDTPVVVARDVGGPGERVRIVRLADLDPAVVDMRTILLVGSSQTRAVRRGDGEQIVWTPRRYPEA; encoded by the coding sequence ATGAGCGGCAAGCTGTACGGCGTCGGGCTCGGCCCCGGCGACCCGTCCCTGATGACCGTACGGGCCGTCGAGGTGATCGGCGAGGCGGACGTGATCGCGTATCACAGCGCGCGGCACGGCCGGTCCATCGCCCGCTCGATCGCGGCGAAGCACCTGCGCGCCGACCACGTCGAGGAGCGGCTGGTCTACCCGGTCACCACGGAGACCACCGACCACCCGGGCGGCTACCAGGGCGCCATGGACGAGTTCTACGCCGAGGCGGCCGCCCGGCTGGCCGTGCATCTCGACGCGGGTCGCACGGTCGCGGTGCTCGCCGAGGGCGATCCGCTGTTCTACGGCTCCTACATGCACATGCACAAGCGGCTCGCCGACCGTTACGAGACCGAGGTCGTCCCCGGTGTCACGTCGGTGTCCGCCGCCGCCGCCCGGCTGGGCGCCCCGCTCGCCGAGGGCGAGGAGGTGCTGACGGTGCTGCCGGGCACGCTGCCCGAGGAAGAGCTCACCGCGCGGCTCGCCGCCACCGACGTGGCCGTCGTGATGAAGCTCGGCCGCACCTTCCCCAAGGTGCGGCGCGCCCTGGAGGCCGCGGGACGGCTGGACGAGGCGCGGTACGTGGAGCGGGCCACGATGAGCGGGGAGCGGACCGGCGAACTGGCCGACGTGGACCCGGAGTCGGTGCCCTACTTCTCGGTGGCCGTGCTGCCCAGCCGGGTCGACGCCGAGCGTCCCGTGCGGCCCCTCGGGGACGTCGTGGTGGTCGGCACCGGCCCCGCCGGCCCGTTGTGGCTGACGCCCGAGACCCGGGCCGCGCTGGCCGCCGCCGACGATCTGGTGGGCTACACCACGTACCTCGACCGGGTGCCCGTGCGGCCCGGACAGCTGCGGCACGGCAGCGACAACCGGGTGGAGTCCGAACGCGCCGAGTTCGCGCTGCAGCTGGCGCAGCGCGGGCGGCGGGTGGCCGTCGTCTCCGGCGGCGACCCGGGGGTGTTCGCGATGGCGACCGCCGTCCTGGAGGCCGCCTCGCAGCCCGAGTACGCGGACGTGCCGGTGCGGGTGCTGCCGGGGGTGACCGCCGCCAACGCAGCCGCCGCCCGCGCGGGCGCCCCGCTCGGCCACGATTACGCCACCATCTCCCTCTCCGACCGGCTCAAGCCGTGGGAGGTGATCGCCGATCGGCTGCGCGCGGCGGCCTCGGCGGACCTGGTGCTGGCCCTGTACAACCCGGGCTCGCACAGCCGCACCTGGCAGGTGGGCAAGGCGCGCGAGCTGCTGCTGGAGCACCGGGCGCCGGACACCCCGGTGGTGGTCGCGCGCGACGTCGGCGGCCCCGGCGAGCGGGTGCGGATCGTGCGGCTGGCCGATCTGGACCCCGCCGTGGTCGACATGCGGACGATCCTGCTGGTGGGCTCCTCACAGACCCGGGCCGTGCGGCGGGGGGACGGCGAGCAGATCGTCTGGACCCCCCGCCGGTACCCCGAGGCGTGA
- a CDS encoding cobalt-precorrin-6A reductase, which produces MHVLILGGTTEARRLAELLHGTPGLELTSSLAGRVASPRLPPGEVRVGGFGGTEGLTAWLRERAVDALIDATHPFAGTISFHAARSAATAHVPLLALRRPGWVPVEGDRWHEADSLEHAARLLPALGRRVFLTTGRMGLPAFAALDGPWFLVRSVDAPEAPRPPHCEILLDRGPFSLDGERELLRRHRIDVVVTKDSGGAATAPKLTAAREAGLPVVVVRRPAVPEGVPEVEEPEQAARWVAERLAARP; this is translated from the coding sequence GTGCACGTACTGATTCTCGGCGGAACCACGGAGGCCCGCCGCCTCGCCGAGTTGCTGCACGGCACGCCCGGCCTGGAGCTGACCAGCTCCCTGGCCGGACGGGTGGCCAGTCCCCGGCTGCCGCCGGGCGAGGTCCGCGTCGGTGGCTTCGGCGGGACCGAAGGGCTGACGGCCTGGTTGCGCGAGCGGGCCGTCGACGCGCTCATCGACGCCACCCACCCCTTCGCCGGGACCATCAGCTTCCACGCGGCACGGTCCGCCGCCACCGCCCATGTTCCCCTGCTCGCCCTGCGCCGCCCCGGCTGGGTCCCCGTCGAGGGCGACCGCTGGCACGAGGCCGACTCCCTGGAGCACGCGGCGCGGCTGCTGCCCGCGCTCGGCCGCCGCGTGTTCCTCACCACGGGACGGATGGGCCTGCCCGCGTTCGCCGCCCTGGACGGACCGTGGTTCCTCGTGCGGTCCGTCGACGCGCCCGAGGCCCCGCGCCCGCCGCACTGCGAGATCCTGCTCGACCGCGGCCCCTTCAGCCTGGACGGGGAGCGTGAGCTGCTGCGCCGCCACCGCATCGACGTCGTGGTGACGAAGGACAGCGGAGGAGCGGCGACCGCGCCGAAGCTGACCGCGGCCCGTGAGGCCGGGCTGCCCGTGGTCGTGGTCCGGCGGCCGGCCGTCCCCGAGGGCGTGCCCGAGGTGGAGGAACCCGAGCAGGCGGCCCGCTGGGTGGCGGAGCGCCTCGCCGCCCGCCCCTGA